The DNA region ACGCCGAACTGCCGGCCGCGAAGGGCCAGAGTGATAGTGTCGGGGTCCTGAGCGACGCTATGGCTGAGGGTACGGACGAATCCGCGCGAGAGGGGGCGTGGCGATTCGAGGCGATGTTCGACGACCCCACCTCGTTCATCGGCGTGTTGACGCTGGAGGGGCGACTCCGCCGGGTCAACGAGACGGCGTTATCGTTCGGCGGCGTCGACACGGCGGCCGTGACCGACGAACTGTTCTGGGAGACGCCGTGGTGGTCGCACGACGAGAGGCAGGCGTCGGAGCTGGAGACGCACGTCGAGCGGGCCGCAGACGGCGAGTTCGTTCGGTTCGAGGCGACGAGCGTCGGAGCGGACGACGAGCGCGTTCACCTCGACGTCTCGCTGCAACCGGTTCGAGACGACGCCGACGTCGTCGTTTCCGTCGTGGTGCAGGGGCGCGACATCACCGACCGCGTCCGCGCACAGCGGGCGCTCGAATCGCGGCAGACGACGATAGAGACGCTCCACGACGTGGCGAGCGACCTCGAAGCCAGCGACTCCACGACGGCGGTGTACGAGCGAACCGTCACCGCCGCCGAGGAAGTGCTGGAGTTCGAGCGGTGCTCCGTCGGCGTTCTAGAGGACGGCCTCATCGTTCCGCGGGTACAGTCGTCCGGGTCGATGGGCGACGACACGCGCCCGCGACGTCCCGACGAGGGACTGGTCGGGAAGACACTCCGCACGGGCGAGTCGTATCTGGTCCGCGACGTCGCGTCCCACGCGGATGCTAAACCAACGAAAGAGACGTTTCGCTCGGGGATGAGCATCGCTTTCGGCGACGGCGCAGTATTTCAGGCCGTCGCCACGGAACCGGAGGCGTTCGACGAGTCGGACCTCGAACTGGCGGAGCTGTTGCTCTCGCACGCCACCGAGGCGGTCGCGCGCATCGATACCGAGGCGACGCTCCGCCAGCAAAACGAACGGCTCGACGAGTTCACCTCCGTCGTCGCTCACGACCTGAGAAACCCGCTGAACGTCGTTGCCGGCAACATCCAACTCGCTCGCGAGACCGGCGATTTGGACAGGCTGGACGCCGCGTCACGAGCCATCGAGCAGATGGAGGACCTGCTCTCGGGGCTGTTGGAACTGGCGCGCGCCGGGAAGGTCGTCGGCGAGACCGAACCGGTGTCGCTCTCGACGGTCGCGGAGGCGGCGTGGTTCGGCGTCGACGCCCCGGGGGCGACGCTGTCGGT from Haloprofundus halobius includes:
- a CDS encoding ATP-binding protein — its product is MAEGTDESAREGAWRFEAMFDDPTSFIGVLTLEGRLRRVNETALSFGGVDTAAVTDELFWETPWWSHDERQASELETHVERAADGEFVRFEATSVGADDERVHLDVSLQPVRDDADVVVSVVVQGRDITDRVRAQRALESRQTTIETLHDVASDLEASDSTTAVYERTVTAAEEVLEFERCSVGVLEDGLIVPRVQSSGSMGDDTRPRRPDEGLVGKTLRTGESYLVRDVASHADAKPTKETFRSGMSIAFGDGAVFQAVATEPEAFDESDLELAELLLSHATEAVARIDTEATLRQQNERLDEFTSVVAHDLRNPLNVVAGNIQLARETGDLDRLDAASRAIEQMEDLLSGLLELARAGKVVGETEPVSLSTVAEAAWFGVDAPGATLSVEADLTVAADESRLRQVLENLFQNSVEHGSTSGRAKSDDSVEHGGSTVTITVGRLDDRPGFFVADDGSGIPPERRDTVLERGFSTTDDGTGFGLSIVSTIAEAHGWTVTVAESESGGARFEFSGVLAA